One genomic segment of Aquipuribacter nitratireducens includes these proteins:
- a CDS encoding dihydroorotase: MSATWVITGATLPDGRRADLVLTGGRVREVAGAGRADVPPGARTVDADGLVALPGLVDLHTHLREPGREDAETVETGTRAAAAGGWTAVHAMANTDPVADTAGVVEQVHRLGVTAGWCDVRPVGAVTVGLRGERLAELGAMATSAARVRVFSDDGHCVADPLLMRRALEYVRAFDGVVAQHAQDPRLTEGAQMNEGEVSAVLGLAGWPSVAEEAVIARDVLLAAHVGSRVHVCHVSTAGSVEIVRLAKARGLPVTAEVTPHHLVLTDDLVRSYDPVYKVNPPLRTPADVEALRAAVADGTIDVIATDHAPHPTEAKDCEWAAAAMGMTGLETALGVVQEALVDTGLLDWAGVAERMSAAPARIGRLDDPALGLHAHGRGLVEGAPAHVTLHDPTARWTVDPAAQHTQGRNTPFRGRELPGRVVATFLRGAPTLLDGALVDPGERA; this comes from the coding sequence GTGAGCGCGACCTGGGTCATCACCGGCGCGACGCTGCCCGACGGGCGGCGCGCCGACCTCGTCCTCACCGGCGGCCGGGTCCGCGAGGTCGCCGGCGCCGGCCGGGCCGACGTGCCCCCGGGCGCCCGCACCGTCGACGCCGACGGCCTCGTCGCCCTGCCGGGGCTCGTCGACCTCCACACCCACCTGCGGGAGCCGGGACGGGAGGACGCCGAGACCGTCGAGACCGGCACCCGCGCCGCCGCCGCCGGCGGATGGACCGCCGTCCACGCCATGGCGAACACCGACCCGGTCGCCGACACCGCGGGGGTCGTCGAGCAGGTCCACCGCCTCGGCGTCACCGCCGGCTGGTGCGACGTGCGCCCCGTCGGGGCCGTGACCGTCGGGCTGCGCGGCGAGCGCCTCGCCGAGCTCGGCGCCATGGCGACCTCGGCCGCCCGGGTCCGGGTCTTCAGCGACGACGGGCACTGCGTCGCCGACCCGCTCCTCATGCGCCGGGCCCTGGAGTACGTCCGCGCCTTCGACGGCGTCGTCGCCCAGCACGCGCAGGACCCGCGCCTCACCGAGGGCGCACAGATGAACGAGGGCGAGGTGAGCGCCGTCCTCGGCCTCGCCGGCTGGCCGAGCGTGGCGGAGGAGGCGGTCATCGCCCGCGACGTCCTCCTCGCAGCCCACGTCGGCTCCCGCGTCCACGTGTGCCACGTGTCGACCGCCGGCAGCGTCGAGATCGTCCGGCTCGCCAAGGCCCGGGGCCTGCCCGTCACCGCCGAGGTCACGCCGCACCACCTCGTCCTCACCGACGACCTCGTCCGTTCCTACGACCCCGTCTACAAGGTGAACCCGCCGCTGCGCACGCCCGCCGACGTCGAGGCGCTGCGCGCCGCCGTCGCCGACGGGACCATCGACGTCATCGCGACCGACCACGCGCCTCACCCGACGGAGGCGAAGGACTGCGAGTGGGCGGCCGCGGCGATGGGCATGACGGGCCTCGAGACGGCCCTCGGGGTCGTCCAGGAGGCGCTCGTCGACACCGGGCTGCTCGACTGGGCCGGTGTCGCCGAGCGGATGTCCGCGGCGCCGGCCCGCATCGGCCGCCTCGACGACCCCGCGCTCGGCCTCCATGCCCACGGCCGGGGGCTCGTCGAGGGCGCCCCGGCCCACGTGACGCTCCACGACCCGACGGCCCGCTGGACGGTCGACCCGGCCGCGCAGCACACGCAGGGCCGCAACACGCCGTTCCGGGGCCGGGAGCTGCCCGGCCGGGTGGTCGCGACGTTCCTGCGCGGTGCCCCGACGCTGCTCGACGGCGCCCTCGTCGACCCGGGGGAGCGCGCGTGA
- the carA gene encoding glutamine-hydrolyzing carbamoyl-phosphate synthase small subunit, protein MTTGTTGSTGTRQHAVLVLEDGRTFRGEPFGALGQTVGEAVFATGMTGYQETLTDPSYHRQVVVMTAPHIGNTGVNDEDDESRRIWVAGYVVRDPSPAPSSWRATRSLQAELEAQGVVGIAGVDTRAVVRHLRERGVMRAGVFSGTAADRPVEELLGLVTESPAMAGADLAAEVTTTEPYVVPAQGARRLTVAALDLGIKAMTPRRMAERGIEVHVLPATADLDDVLAVRPDGVFFSNGPGDPAATRGPVELLQQVLERDLPFFGICFGNQLLGRALGLGTYKLGYGHRGINQPVMDRRTGRVEVTAHNHGFAVDAPLDGPVDSPAGLGRVEVSHVGLNDQVVEGLNLLDRRAFSVQYHPEAAAGPHDAGYLFDRFVDLMSTDRTSEKEAGA, encoded by the coding sequence GTGACCACAGGAACCACAGGGTCCACAGGGACCCGGCAGCACGCCGTCCTCGTCCTCGAGGACGGCCGCACCTTCCGCGGGGAGCCGTTCGGCGCGCTCGGCCAGACCGTCGGGGAGGCCGTCTTCGCCACCGGGATGACCGGCTACCAGGAGACCCTCACCGACCCGAGCTACCACCGGCAGGTCGTCGTCATGACCGCCCCCCACATCGGCAACACGGGCGTCAACGACGAGGACGACGAGTCCCGCCGCATCTGGGTCGCCGGGTACGTCGTCCGCGACCCCTCCCCGGCGCCGAGCAGCTGGCGGGCCACCCGCAGCCTCCAGGCCGAGCTCGAGGCGCAGGGCGTCGTCGGCATCGCCGGGGTCGACACCCGCGCCGTGGTCCGGCACCTGCGCGAGCGCGGCGTCATGCGCGCCGGGGTGTTCTCGGGTACCGCCGCCGACCGGCCCGTCGAGGAGCTCCTCGGCCTCGTCACCGAGAGCCCGGCGATGGCGGGCGCCGACCTCGCGGCGGAGGTGACGACGACCGAGCCGTACGTCGTCCCGGCGCAGGGTGCTCGCCGGCTGACGGTCGCCGCGCTCGACCTCGGCATCAAGGCGATGACGCCGCGACGGATGGCCGAGCGCGGCATCGAGGTCCACGTGCTGCCCGCAACGGCCGACCTCGACGACGTCCTCGCCGTGCGACCGGACGGCGTGTTCTTCTCCAACGGCCCGGGCGACCCCGCGGCGACGCGCGGCCCCGTCGAGCTGCTCCAGCAGGTCCTCGAGCGGGACCTGCCGTTCTTCGGGATCTGCTTCGGCAACCAGCTGCTCGGGCGCGCGCTCGGGCTCGGCACGTACAAGCTCGGCTACGGTCACCGCGGCATCAACCAGCCGGTGATGGACCGGCGCACCGGCCGCGTCGAGGTCACGGCCCACAACCACGGCTTCGCCGTCGACGCCCCGCTCGACGGGCCTGTCGACAGCCCGGCCGGTCTCGGCCGGGTCGAGGTGAGCCACGTCGGGCTCAACGACCAGGTCGTCGAGGGCCTCAACCTGCTCGACCGGCGCGCCTTCAGCGTGCAGTACCACCCGGAGGCCGCGGCCGGCCCGCACGACGCCGGCTACCTCTTCGACCGCTTCGTCGACCTCATGAGCACCGACCGCACGAGCGAGAAGGAGGCGGGGGCCTGA
- the carB gene encoding carbamoyl-phosphate synthase large subunit, producing MPRRTDIDSVLVVGSGPIVIGQAAEFDYSGTQACRVLRAEGLRVVLVNSNPATIMTDPGFADATYVEPITPDVLEKIIAKERPDALLPTLGGQTALNAAITLAESGVLDRYGVELIGADIPAIRKAEDREAFKEVVAAAGAESARSRVVRTLEEALACAEEFSYPVVLRPSFTMGGLGSGFAHDEPTLRRMITAGLAASPTHEVLVEESIKGWKEYELELMRDHHDNVVVVCSIENLDPMGVHTGDSITVAPALTLTDREYQRLRDIALAIIRGVGVDTGGCNIQFAVNPVDGRIVVIEMNPRVSRSSALASKATGFPIAKIAARLAIGYTLDEIPNDITGSTPASFEPTLDYVVVKIPRFAFEKFPNADRSLTTTMKSVGEAMAIGRSFSEALLKAMRSLERRGATFDLAAEPVPADELPSLVARTAEPTEDRLVLVGRAIASGASVADLHAASGIDPWFLEQLVGVHRLAREVAEAPALDEALLRRAKRTGFSDAQLADLRGLDEAVVRGLRHALGVRPVYKTVDTCAAEFAALTPYHYSSYDEEDEVVPSERRKVVILGSGPNRIGQGIEFDYSCVHAAFALREAGLETIMVNCNPETVSTDYDTSDRLYFEPLTVEDVLEVVHAESRSGELLGVVVQLGGQTPLGLAEDLAAAGVPILGTSPEAIRLAEDRSAFGHVLAAAGLPAPVWDTAASFAEARDVAARIGYPVLVRPSFVLGGRGMEVVDDAEALDGYVARAGETGVRVGPQHPLLVDRFLETAVEIDVDALCDGEEVFLGGVMEHIEEAGVHSGDSACVLPPVTLGHAVVEQVRRATEAIARGVGVRGLLNVQYALVGDTVLVLEANPRASRTVPFVSKATDVPLAKAAARVMTGATIAELRAEGLLPAVGDGASHPPASVSVKEAVLPFKRFRTTTGAVVDSVLGPEMRSTGEVMGVDVDFPRAFAKSQAAAYGGLPARGRVFVSVADRDKRAMLFPLSRLSALGFELLATAGTAETLRRNGIASTVVRKHSQGPGPDGEPTITQLILDGGVAMVVNTPSGRAARADGYDIRAAAVTVDAPIITTVQQLAAAVQGIEALTDGGFDVASLQEHAAAISLERSGRA from the coding sequence ATGCCGCGCCGCACCGACATCGACAGCGTCCTCGTCGTCGGCTCCGGGCCGATCGTCATCGGCCAGGCCGCGGAGTTCGACTACTCCGGCACCCAGGCGTGCCGCGTGCTGCGCGCCGAGGGCCTGCGGGTCGTCCTCGTCAACAGCAACCCGGCGACGATCATGACCGACCCGGGGTTCGCCGACGCGACGTACGTCGAGCCCATCACGCCGGACGTCCTCGAGAAGATCATCGCGAAGGAGCGGCCGGACGCCCTCCTGCCGACCCTCGGCGGCCAGACCGCCCTCAACGCCGCCATCACCCTCGCGGAGTCCGGCGTCCTCGACCGCTACGGCGTCGAGCTCATCGGCGCGGACATCCCCGCCATCCGAAAGGCCGAGGACCGCGAGGCGTTCAAGGAGGTCGTCGCCGCCGCGGGTGCGGAGAGCGCCCGCAGCCGTGTCGTGCGGACGCTGGAGGAGGCGCTCGCGTGCGCCGAGGAGTTCTCCTACCCCGTCGTCCTGCGTCCGTCGTTCACGATGGGCGGGCTCGGCTCCGGCTTCGCCCACGACGAGCCCACCCTCCGTCGGATGATCACCGCCGGGCTCGCGGCGAGCCCCACCCACGAGGTCCTCGTCGAGGAGTCGATCAAGGGGTGGAAGGAGTACGAGCTCGAGCTCATGCGCGACCACCACGACAACGTCGTGGTCGTGTGCTCCATCGAGAACCTCGACCCGATGGGCGTCCACACCGGCGACTCCATCACCGTCGCGCCCGCGCTCACCCTCACCGACCGCGAGTACCAGCGCCTGCGCGACATCGCGCTCGCGATCATCCGCGGGGTCGGCGTCGACACCGGCGGCTGCAACATCCAGTTCGCCGTCAACCCCGTCGACGGCCGCATCGTCGTCATCGAGATGAACCCGCGCGTGTCCCGCTCGAGCGCGCTCGCGTCGAAGGCGACGGGCTTCCCGATCGCGAAGATCGCGGCGCGGCTCGCCATCGGCTACACCCTCGACGAGATCCCCAACGACATCACGGGGTCGACCCCGGCGAGCTTCGAGCCGACGCTCGACTACGTCGTCGTGAAGATCCCCCGGTTCGCCTTCGAGAAGTTCCCCAACGCCGACCGGTCCCTCACCACGACGATGAAGTCGGTCGGGGAGGCGATGGCCATCGGTCGCAGCTTCTCCGAGGCCCTCCTCAAGGCGATGCGCTCCCTCGAGCGGCGCGGGGCGACCTTCGACCTCGCCGCCGAGCCGGTGCCCGCCGACGAGCTGCCATCGCTCGTCGCCCGGACCGCGGAACCCACCGAGGACCGTCTCGTCCTCGTCGGCCGCGCGATCGCCAGCGGGGCGTCTGTCGCCGACCTCCACGCCGCCTCCGGCATCGACCCGTGGTTCCTCGAGCAGCTCGTCGGGGTCCACCGCCTCGCCCGGGAGGTCGCCGAGGCGCCCGCCCTCGACGAGGCCCTCCTGCGCCGCGCCAAGCGGACCGGGTTCTCCGACGCGCAGCTCGCCGACCTCCGCGGCCTCGACGAGGCCGTCGTCCGGGGCCTGCGGCACGCCCTCGGCGTGCGACCGGTCTACAAGACGGTCGACACGTGCGCGGCCGAGTTCGCCGCCCTCACGCCGTACCACTACTCCTCCTACGACGAGGAGGACGAGGTCGTGCCGTCGGAGCGCCGCAAGGTCGTCATCCTCGGCTCCGGGCCGAACCGGATCGGGCAGGGCATCGAGTTCGACTACTCGTGCGTCCACGCCGCCTTCGCCCTCCGCGAAGCCGGCCTCGAGACGATCATGGTGAACTGCAACCCGGAGACGGTGTCGACGGACTACGACACCTCCGACCGGCTCTACTTCGAGCCGCTGACGGTCGAGGACGTCCTCGAGGTCGTCCACGCCGAGTCCCGCTCCGGGGAGCTGCTCGGGGTCGTCGTCCAGCTCGGCGGGCAGACCCCGCTCGGCCTCGCCGAGGACCTCGCCGCGGCCGGGGTGCCGATCCTCGGCACGAGCCCTGAGGCGATCCGGCTCGCGGAGGACCGCAGCGCCTTCGGGCACGTCCTCGCCGCCGCGGGCCTGCCCGCCCCCGTGTGGGACACGGCCGCGAGCTTCGCCGAGGCGCGCGACGTCGCCGCCCGCATCGGCTACCCCGTGCTGGTACGGCCGAGCTTCGTCCTCGGTGGGCGGGGCATGGAGGTCGTCGACGACGCCGAGGCCCTCGACGGCTACGTCGCACGGGCGGGGGAGACCGGCGTCCGGGTCGGCCCGCAGCACCCGCTGCTCGTCGACCGGTTCCTCGAGACGGCCGTCGAGATCGACGTCGACGCGCTGTGCGACGGCGAGGAGGTGTTCCTCGGCGGCGTCATGGAGCACATCGAGGAGGCGGGCGTGCACTCCGGGGACTCCGCGTGCGTCCTGCCGCCGGTCACCCTCGGCCACGCCGTCGTCGAGCAGGTCCGCCGGGCCACCGAGGCCATCGCCCGCGGCGTGGGCGTCCGGGGCCTGCTCAACGTCCAGTACGCGCTCGTCGGGGACACCGTCCTCGTCCTCGAGGCGAACCCGCGCGCGAGCCGCACCGTCCCCTTCGTGTCCAAGGCGACCGACGTCCCGCTCGCGAAGGCCGCGGCGCGCGTCATGACGGGCGCGACGATCGCCGAGCTGCGGGCGGAGGGGCTTCTGCCCGCCGTCGGCGACGGCGCGAGCCACCCGCCGGCGTCGGTGTCCGTGAAGGAGGCCGTCCTGCCGTTCAAGCGGTTCCGGACCACGACCGGCGCGGTCGTCGACTCCGTCCTCGGGCCCGAGATGCGCTCGACGGGGGAGGTCATGGGCGTCGACGTCGACTTCCCCCGCGCGTTCGCGAAGTCCCAGGCCGCCGCGTACGGCGGGCTGCCGGCACGCGGCCGGGTGTTCGTGTCCGTCGCCGACCGGGACAAGCGGGCGATGCTGTTCCCGCTGAGCCGCCTCAGCGCGCTCGGCTTCGAGCTGCTCGCGACCGCCGGCACCGCCGAGACCCTCCGCCGCAACGGCATCGCGTCCACGGTGGTCCGCAAGCACAGCCAGGGACCGGGCCCGGACGGCGAGCCGACGATCACCCAGCTCATCCTCGACGGGGGCGTCGCGATGGTCGTCAACACGCCGTCGGGTCGGGCGGCCCGTGCCGACGGTTACGACATCCGCGCGGCCGCAGTGACGGTAGACGCGCCGATCATCACGACGGTCCAGCAGCTCGCGGCGGCCGTCCAGGGGATCGAGGCGCTGACCGACGGGGGGTTCGACGTCGCGAGCCTCCAGGAGCACGCCGCGGCGATCTCGCTCGAGCGCAGCGGCCGGGCGTAG
- a CDS encoding quinone-dependent dihydroorotate dehydrogenase — protein MYRLLFRTVLVRLDAERAHVLGVALVGLLGRLLLAVPGGIALARRVTAPGRRVPVRALGLDLPGPLGVAAGLDKDARAVAGLAALGFDVVEVGTVTAHSQPGNPRPRLFRLPRDRAVLNRMGFNNSGADAVRARLERLRAHRGADGLVVGVNIGRTKAVADDAVVADYTRSAHVLGPVADYLVVNVSSPNTPGLRDLQAVDTLRPLLLAVREAADAAAGRHVPLLVKIAPDLADADVLAVADLALELGLDGIVATNTTIARDGLGTPAADVAALGAGGVSGPPVASRATEVLRLLAERCAGRLTLVGAGGVTTAGDVADRLAAGASLVQAYTAFVYEGPGWPRRVHRDLARQESA, from the coding sequence CTGTACCGGCTGCTGTTCCGCACGGTCCTCGTCCGCCTCGACGCCGAGCGGGCGCACGTCCTCGGTGTCGCGCTCGTCGGGCTGCTCGGGCGGCTGCTGCTCGCCGTGCCCGGGGGGATCGCCCTCGCGCGGCGGGTCACGGCTCCGGGTCGGCGCGTGCCCGTGCGCGCCCTCGGGCTCGACCTGCCCGGCCCGCTGGGGGTCGCCGCGGGGCTGGACAAGGACGCCCGCGCGGTCGCGGGGCTCGCCGCCCTCGGCTTCGACGTCGTCGAGGTCGGCACCGTGACGGCCCACTCCCAGCCCGGCAACCCCCGGCCCCGGCTGTTCCGGCTGCCGCGGGACCGGGCCGTCCTCAACCGCATGGGCTTCAACAACTCCGGCGCCGACGCCGTCCGTGCCCGCCTCGAGCGGCTGCGGGCGCACCGGGGCGCCGACGGACTCGTGGTGGGCGTCAACATCGGGCGCACGAAGGCCGTGGCGGACGACGCGGTCGTCGCCGACTACACGCGCAGCGCCCACGTGCTCGGGCCCGTGGCGGACTACCTCGTCGTCAACGTGTCCTCGCCCAACACCCCCGGCCTGCGGGACCTGCAGGCCGTCGACACGCTGCGGCCGCTGCTCCTCGCCGTCCGGGAGGCCGCCGACGCCGCCGCGGGCCGCCACGTCCCCCTCCTCGTGAAGATCGCGCCCGACCTCGCCGACGCCGACGTCCTCGCCGTCGCCGACCTCGCCCTCGAGCTCGGGCTCGACGGGATCGTCGCGACGAACACGACGATCGCCCGGGACGGGCTCGGGACGCCTGCCGCGGACGTCGCGGCGCTCGGCGCCGGCGGGGTGTCGGGACCACCGGTCGCGTCGCGTGCCACGGAGGTGCTGCGGCTCCTCGCGGAGCGGTGCGCCGGCCGGCTCACCCTCGTCGGCGCCGGCGGGGTGACGACCGCCGGGGACGTCGCCGACCGGCTCGCCGCCGGCGCCAGCCTCGTCCAGGCGTACACCGCGTTCGTCTACGAGGGGCCCGGATGGCCGCGCCGCGTCCACCGCGACCTCGCCCGGCAGGAGAGCGCATGA
- the pyrF gene encoding orotidine-5'-phosphate decarboxylase has translation MRAFGDRLQAALRARGPLCVGLDPAPATLARWGLADDVDGLRRFGDTVLDAVAGRVALLKPQVAFYERFGSRGLAALEDVLARCRTEGQLVLADAKRGDIGSTAAGYAAAWCDDASPLAADAVTLSPYLGYGALAPAVETAAASGRGVFVLCLTSNPEGAGVQLAGPTPDGAPSVAAHVAAAAAADNARRLGDAVGPGSVGPVGLVVGATVGHHLRDAGVDLAAVRGHLLVPGLGAQGATPDDVARHYGDLADRVVPTASREVLHAGPDAVAVREAAERLAAACAAALGRPGR, from the coding sequence ATGAGGGCCTTCGGTGACCGGCTGCAGGCGGCGCTGCGCGCCCGTGGCCCCCTGTGCGTCGGGCTCGACCCGGCGCCGGCGACGCTCGCGCGGTGGGGGCTGGCTGACGACGTCGACGGGCTGCGCCGCTTCGGCGACACGGTCCTCGACGCCGTCGCCGGCCGGGTCGCGCTGCTCAAGCCGCAGGTCGCCTTCTACGAGCGGTTCGGCTCCCGCGGGCTCGCCGCCCTCGAGGACGTCCTCGCCCGCTGCCGCACCGAGGGGCAGCTCGTGCTCGCCGACGCCAAGCGCGGCGACATCGGCTCGACGGCCGCCGGGTACGCCGCCGCGTGGTGCGACGACGCGTCCCCCCTCGCAGCCGACGCCGTCACCCTGTCGCCCTACCTCGGCTACGGCGCCCTCGCGCCCGCCGTCGAGACCGCCGCTGCGAGCGGGCGGGGCGTGTTCGTCCTGTGCCTCACGTCCAACCCCGAGGGCGCGGGCGTCCAGCTCGCGGGGCCGACGCCGGACGGCGCGCCGAGCGTCGCCGCGCACGTCGCGGCCGCGGCCGCCGCCGACAACGCGCGCCGGCTCGGCGACGCGGTGGGACCGGGGTCCGTCGGGCCCGTCGGGCTCGTCGTCGGCGCCACCGTCGGGCACCACCTGCGGGACGCGGGCGTCGACCTCGCGGCGGTCCGGGGGCACCTGCTCGTGCCGGGGCTGGGGGCCCAGGGCGCCACCCCGGACGACGTCGCCCGCCACTACGGCGACCTCGCCGACCGCGTCGTCCCGACCGCGAGCCGGGAGGTCCTCCACGCCGGACCCGACGCCGTCGCCGTCCGCGAGGCGGCCGAGCGGCTGGCGGCGGCGTGCGCGGCGGCGCTCGGGCGACCGGGGCGCTGA
- the mihF gene encoding integration host factor, actinobacterial type has product MPLPTLTPEQRAAALEKAAAARRERAEVKNRLKNSSASLAEVIKEGETNDVIGKMKVAALLEALPGTGKVRAKAIMEEIGISETRRVRGLGANQTAALIERFGGK; this is encoded by the coding sequence GTGCCCCTTCCCACTCTCACCCCGGAGCAGCGCGCTGCGGCGCTCGAGAAGGCCGCTGCCGCCCGCCGGGAGCGGGCCGAGGTGAAGAACCGCCTCAAGAACTCCTCCGCCTCCCTCGCCGAGGTGATCAAGGAGGGTGAGACGAACGACGTCATCGGCAAGATGAAGGTCGCTGCCCTCCTCGAGGCCCTGCCCGGCACGGGCAAGGTCCGCGCCAAGGCGATCATGGAGGAGATCGGCATCAGCGAGACCCGGCGCGTGCGCGGGCTCGGTGCCAACCAGACCGCCGCCCTCATCGAGCGCTTCGGCGGCAAGTGA
- the gmk gene encoding guanylate kinase, which yields MLAGPTAVGKGTVSADVRRRYPEVAISVSATTRPPRPGEVEGVHYHFVSDEAFDAMVEGGELLEWALVHGRRRYGTPRSAVDAAVATGRPVLLEIDIQGARQVRRTYPQARFVFLAPPSWEELVRRLVGRGTESAEEQDRRLATARVELEAEPEFDTTIVNHEVRQAADDLVSLMGLPVRD from the coding sequence GTGCTCGCGGGCCCGACCGCCGTCGGGAAGGGCACCGTCTCCGCCGACGTCCGGCGCCGCTACCCCGAGGTCGCGATCTCGGTGTCGGCGACCACCCGCCCGCCCCGCCCCGGCGAGGTCGAGGGCGTCCACTACCACTTCGTCTCCGACGAGGCCTTCGACGCCATGGTCGAGGGCGGGGAGCTCCTGGAGTGGGCCCTCGTCCACGGCCGGCGCCGCTACGGCACGCCCCGCAGCGCCGTCGATGCGGCCGTCGCCACCGGGCGGCCGGTCCTGCTGGAGATCGACATCCAGGGCGCGCGGCAGGTCCGGCGCACGTACCCGCAGGCCCGGTTCGTGTTCCTCGCCCCGCCCAGCTGGGAGGAGCTCGTCCGCCGCCTCGTCGGACGCGGGACCGAGTCGGCGGAGGAGCAGGACAGGCGGCTCGCCACCGCCCGCGTCGAGCTCGAGGCGGAACCGGAGTTCGACACCACCATCGTCAACCACGAGGTCCGGCAGGCCGCCGACGACCTCGTATCATTGATGGGTCTGCCCGTCCGCGACTAG
- the rpoZ gene encoding DNA-directed RNA polymerase subunit omega: protein MPSTPPAPEGITNPPIDDLLTAVDSKYSLVIYAAKRARQINAYYSQLGEGLLEYVGPLVETHVQEKPLSVALREIDAGLLTIEANQPAED, encoded by the coding sequence GTGCCGAGCACGCCCCCCGCCCCCGAGGGCATCACCAACCCCCCGATCGACGACCTCCTCACGGCGGTCGACTCGAAGTACTCCCTCGTCATCTACGCGGCCAAGCGCGCCCGCCAGATCAACGCGTACTACTCCCAGCTCGGGGAGGGCCTGCTCGAGTACGTCGGCCCGCTCGTGGAGACCCACGTCCAGGAGAAGCCGCTGTCGGTCGCCCTGCGCGAGATCGACGCCGGCCTCCTCACCATCGAGGCCAACCAGCCCGCCGAGGACTGA
- the coaBC gene encoding bifunctional phosphopantothenoylcysteine decarboxylase/phosphopantothenate--cysteine ligase CoaBC, producing MRVVLGVGGGIAAYKVAHLLRLLRADGHDVTVVPTEAALRFVGEPTWSALSGHPVASDVWTDAHDVPHVAIGRHADLVVVAPATADLLAKAAHGLADDLLTNVLLTATCPVVLAPAMHTEMWEHAATRANVATLRERGVTVVEPAVGRLTGADAGPGRLPEPEDLLAEARAALAAAAETVRPRDLVGRHVVVTAGGTREPLDPVRFLGNASSGRQGVAVAEAARDRGASVHLLAAHVEVPLPDGVRTTRVGSAAELHAAVRDAIRDADVLVMAAAVADFRPAEVATDKIKKRGADDVPTLRLVRTVDVLADVSAHRPHPGLVVVGFAAETGDATGDVRHHAEAKLAAKGCDLLVVNDVSGGGVFGRPDNDVVVLAPTTGPGPGARVVASSGPAGKRAVAETVLDATVAALTDRLAGGRADDVSAPSV from the coding sequence CTGCGCGTCGTCCTCGGCGTCGGCGGCGGCATCGCCGCCTACAAGGTGGCGCACCTGCTGCGACTGCTCCGCGCCGACGGGCACGACGTCACCGTCGTCCCCACCGAGGCGGCGCTGCGCTTCGTGGGCGAGCCCACGTGGTCGGCGCTGTCCGGTCATCCGGTCGCCAGCGACGTGTGGACCGACGCGCACGACGTCCCCCACGTCGCGATCGGACGCCACGCGGACCTCGTCGTCGTCGCCCCCGCGACCGCCGACCTGCTCGCGAAGGCGGCGCACGGTCTCGCCGACGACCTCCTGACGAACGTCCTCCTCACCGCGACCTGCCCCGTCGTGCTCGCCCCGGCGATGCACACGGAGATGTGGGAGCACGCCGCGACCCGCGCGAACGTCGCCACCCTGCGCGAGCGCGGCGTCACCGTGGTGGAGCCGGCCGTCGGGCGCCTCACCGGGGCCGACGCCGGGCCCGGCCGCCTGCCGGAGCCCGAGGACCTGCTCGCCGAGGCCCGTGCTGCGCTGGCGGCGGCCGCCGAGACCGTGCGACCGCGCGACCTGGTCGGGCGCCATGTCGTCGTCACCGCCGGCGGCACCCGCGAGCCGCTCGACCCCGTGCGCTTCCTCGGCAACGCCTCCTCGGGCCGCCAGGGCGTCGCCGTGGCCGAGGCCGCACGCGACCGCGGCGCGAGCGTCCACCTGCTCGCCGCGCACGTCGAGGTCCCTCTGCCGGACGGGGTCCGCACGACCCGGGTCGGCAGCGCCGCCGAGCTCCACGCCGCGGTGCGCGACGCGATCCGCGACGCCGACGTCCTCGTCATGGCGGCCGCGGTGGCGGACTTCCGGCCCGCCGAGGTCGCCACCGACAAGATCAAGAAGCGGGGCGCCGACGACGTCCCGACGCTGCGGCTGGTCCGGACCGTCGACGTCCTCGCCGACGTCAGCGCGCACCGGCCCCACCCGGGTCTCGTCGTCGTCGGGTTCGCCGCCGAGACCGGCGACGCCACGGGCGACGTCCGCCACCACGCCGAGGCGAAGCTCGCCGCGAAGGGCTGCGACCTGCTCGTCGTCAACGACGTGTCCGGGGGCGGGGTCTTCGGCCGCCCCGACAACGACGTCGTCGTCCTCGCGCCCACGACCGGGCCCGGACCCGGTGCGCGGGTCGTCGCGTCCTCCGGCCCGGCGGGCAAGCGCGCCGTCGCCGAGACGGTCCTCGACGCCACCGTCGCCGCCCTCACCGACCGGCTGGCCGGCGGGCGCGCGGACGATGTGTCCGCCCCCTCCGTCTAG